One part of the Xylanimonas allomyrinae genome encodes these proteins:
- the thrC gene encoding threonine synthase: protein MAKQWNGVIAEYADRLPAHVQQTIVTLGEGGTPLVPAPALSARTGAEVWVKVEGMNPTGSFKDRGMTTAISAAAGRGAKAVVCASTGNTSASAAAYATRAGMTCAVLVPDGKIAMGKLSQAIAHGAVLLQVDGNFDDCLVAARKLAEAYPVELVNSVNPDRIEGQKTAAFEIVDALGDAPDIHALPVGNAGNITAYRKGFVEYAADGPASKAPVMWGFQAAGAAPIVKGHPIDQPETIATAIRIGNPASWDQAVAARDESGGVIEAVTDAQILAAHRLLSSEVGVFVEPASAAGVAGVLARAEAGLVPAGARIVITVTGHGLKDPGWALRTLDGDEVEPVRVTADVVSIADALGLE from the coding sequence GTGGCCAAGCAATGGAACGGCGTCATCGCCGAGTACGCCGACCGTCTGCCTGCGCACGTGCAGCAGACGATCGTGACGCTGGGGGAGGGCGGCACGCCGCTCGTTCCGGCGCCGGCGCTCTCGGCCCGCACGGGCGCCGAGGTCTGGGTCAAGGTCGAGGGCATGAACCCGACCGGCTCGTTCAAGGACCGCGGCATGACGACGGCGATCTCGGCCGCCGCGGGCCGCGGCGCGAAGGCCGTGGTGTGCGCCTCGACGGGCAACACGTCGGCGTCGGCCGCCGCCTACGCCACGCGCGCGGGGATGACCTGCGCGGTGCTGGTGCCGGACGGCAAGATCGCGATGGGCAAGCTGTCGCAGGCCATCGCGCACGGCGCGGTGCTGCTCCAGGTCGACGGGAACTTCGACGACTGCCTGGTCGCGGCGCGCAAGCTCGCCGAGGCCTACCCGGTCGAGCTCGTCAACTCGGTCAACCCCGACCGCATCGAGGGCCAGAAGACCGCCGCGTTCGAGATCGTCGACGCGCTCGGCGACGCCCCCGACATCCACGCGCTGCCGGTGGGCAACGCCGGCAACATCACCGCCTACCGCAAGGGCTTCGTCGAGTACGCGGCCGACGGTCCGGCGTCGAAGGCGCCGGTCATGTGGGGCTTCCAGGCCGCGGGCGCGGCGCCCATCGTCAAGGGCCACCCGATCGACCAGCCCGAGACCATCGCGACCGCGATCCGCATCGGCAACCCCGCCTCGTGGGACCAGGCCGTGGCGGCGCGCGACGAGTCGGGCGGCGTCATCGAGGCCGTCACGGACGCGCAGATCCTCGCCGCACACCGCCTGCTGTCGAGCGAGGTCGGCGTGTTCGTCGAGCCTGCGTCCGCGGCGGGTGTCGCGGGAGTGCTCGCCCGGGCCGAGGCGGGTCTCGTCCCGGCCGGTGCCCGCATCGTGATCACGGTCACCGGGCACGGCCTCAAGGACCCGGGCTGGGCGCTGCGCACCCTCGACGGCGACGAGGTCGAGCCGGTGCGGGTCACCGCCGACGTCGTCTCGATCGCCGACGCGCTCGGGCTCGAGTGA
- a CDS encoding homoserine dehydrogenase, giving the protein MPETSSPAPLRVALLGCGVVGTEVARGILANPIDLEARVGTRVELTGIAVRSLDTERVTDDGFVIPHDLLTTDAEALVDGADVVVEVMGGIEPARTLIVRALGAGAAVVTANKALLAERGPELFEAADAAGVDLLYEAAVAGAIPIVRPIRESLAGDHVRRVLGIVNGTTNYVLDKMATEGLDLDQAVKEAQALGYAEADPTADVDGFDAAAKAAILASLAFHTRVALKDVAREGIRGVSAADVAWARRTGHVIKLLAVAEVIGPVDDGEISVRVHPALVPDSHPLAAVRGAFNAVFVEADGAGPLMFYGQGAGGRPTASAVLGDVVSVARRRLTGGKGLRESKDQAFPVLPSQAAVTRYQVRLAVADRPGVLAQVAGVLADHGVSIDTVRQAPSDEKAETAHLIITTHAAREASLAATVDAVAGLEAVREIISVLRVEGS; this is encoded by the coding sequence GTGCCCGAGACGTCGAGCCCTGCCCCGCTGCGTGTCGCGCTGCTGGGCTGTGGTGTGGTGGGCACCGAGGTCGCCCGCGGCATCCTCGCCAACCCGATCGACCTCGAGGCCCGCGTCGGTACGCGCGTCGAGCTGACCGGCATCGCCGTGCGCTCGCTCGACACCGAGCGCGTCACGGACGACGGGTTCGTGATCCCGCACGACCTGCTGACGACGGACGCCGAGGCGCTGGTCGACGGCGCCGACGTCGTCGTCGAGGTCATGGGCGGCATCGAGCCGGCGCGCACGCTCATCGTCCGGGCGCTCGGCGCCGGGGCCGCCGTCGTCACCGCGAACAAGGCGCTGCTGGCCGAGCGCGGCCCCGAGCTGTTCGAGGCCGCCGACGCCGCGGGCGTCGACCTGCTCTACGAGGCCGCGGTCGCCGGGGCGATCCCGATCGTGCGTCCCATCCGCGAGTCGCTCGCCGGCGACCACGTGCGCCGCGTCCTCGGCATCGTCAACGGCACCACCAACTACGTGCTCGACAAGATGGCGACCGAGGGCCTCGACCTGGACCAGGCGGTCAAGGAGGCGCAGGCGCTCGGGTATGCCGAGGCCGACCCGACCGCCGACGTCGACGGGTTCGACGCCGCGGCCAAGGCCGCGATCCTCGCCAGCCTCGCGTTCCACACCCGCGTCGCGCTCAAGGACGTCGCGCGCGAGGGCATCCGCGGCGTGAGCGCCGCCGACGTCGCCTGGGCGCGCCGCACCGGTCACGTCATCAAGCTGCTCGCGGTCGCCGAGGTCATCGGCCCGGTCGACGACGGGGAGATCTCCGTGCGTGTCCACCCGGCGCTCGTGCCCGACAGCCACCCGCTGGCGGCGGTGCGCGGCGCGTTCAACGCCGTGTTCGTCGAGGCCGACGGCGCCGGCCCGCTCATGTTCTACGGCCAGGGTGCGGGCGGACGCCCGACGGCGTCGGCCGTGCTCGGCGACGTCGTGTCGGTCGCGCGGCGGCGCCTGACGGGTGGCAAGGGCCTGCGCGAGTCGAAGGATCAGGCGTTCCCGGTGCTGCCGTCGCAGGCGGCGGTCACCCGCTACCAGGTGCGCCTCGCCGTCGCGGACCGGCCGGGCGTGCTCGCCCAGGTCGCGGGCGTGCTCGCCGACCACGGGGTCTCGATCGACACGGTGCGGCAGGCGCCGTCGGACGAGAAGGCCGAGACGGCGCACCTGATCATCACCACGCACGCCGCACGCGAGGCGTCCCTGGCCGCGACGGTCGACGCCGTCGCGGGGCTGGAGGCCGTGCGCGAGATCATCTCCGTCCTGCGAGTCGAGGGAAGCTGA
- the lysA gene encoding diaminopimelate decarboxylase, with protein MTAPLGAPWPSSAGRGDDGVLVLGGVSVTALAAEHGTPAYLLDERDFRERARAYRSAFEDAFAQVGTGVDVYYAGKALLTVAVARWAREEGLRVDTASGGELAVALRAGLPGAELGLHGNNKSDAEIAAALDAGVGRIIVDSLVEIDRVADLAAARGVVAPVMVRVTTGVHAGGHEYISTAHEDQKFGLSVNAGPGGGDAPAVEALLRVLARPSLRLLGIHSHIGSQILDAAGFVEAARSVLRLRAHLAARTGVLVDEVDLGGGYGIAYLPGEETLDPRGVAASVAQAVAAVCAQEGTALPRISIEPGRAIVGPAGITLYTVGTVKPVLVTDQDGTTRTRLYVSVDGGMSDNIRPALYDARYHAEIVGRDSDAARVRARVVGKHCESGDIVVHDVDLPEDVRAGDLLAVPATGAYGRSMASNYNLLTRPPVVGVADGGSRVLVRRETVEDLLALDVG; from the coding sequence GTGACCGCGCCGCTCGGCGCGCCCTGGCCGTCGTCGGCCGGGCGCGGGGACGACGGCGTGCTGGTGCTGGGCGGGGTGAGCGTGACGGCGCTCGCGGCCGAGCACGGCACGCCCGCCTACCTGCTCGACGAGCGTGACTTCCGTGAGCGCGCGCGGGCCTACCGGTCGGCGTTCGAGGACGCGTTCGCGCAGGTGGGCACGGGTGTCGACGTGTACTACGCCGGCAAGGCGCTGCTGACGGTCGCCGTCGCGCGGTGGGCGCGCGAGGAGGGCCTGCGGGTCGACACGGCCTCGGGCGGCGAGCTCGCGGTGGCGTTGCGCGCGGGCCTGCCCGGCGCCGAGCTGGGCCTGCACGGCAACAACAAGTCCGACGCCGAGATCGCCGCCGCGCTCGACGCGGGCGTCGGGCGCATCATCGTCGACTCGCTCGTCGAGATCGACCGGGTCGCGGACCTCGCGGCCGCGCGCGGCGTCGTCGCGCCCGTCATGGTGCGCGTGACGACGGGCGTGCACGCGGGCGGGCACGAGTACATCTCGACGGCGCACGAGGACCAGAAGTTCGGCCTGTCGGTCAACGCGGGGCCGGGCGGCGGCGACGCGCCCGCGGTCGAGGCGCTGCTGCGGGTCCTCGCGCGTCCGAGCCTGCGCCTCCTCGGGATCCACAGCCACATCGGCTCCCAGATCCTCGACGCCGCCGGGTTCGTCGAGGCGGCCCGGTCGGTGCTGCGCCTGCGCGCCCACCTGGCGGCACGCACGGGCGTGCTGGTCGACGAGGTCGACCTGGGCGGCGGCTACGGGATCGCCTACCTGCCCGGGGAGGAGACGCTCGACCCGCGTGGCGTCGCGGCGTCGGTCGCGCAGGCCGTGGCCGCGGTGTGCGCGCAGGAGGGCACGGCGTTGCCGCGCATCTCGATCGAGCCGGGGCGCGCGATCGTCGGCCCCGCGGGCATCACGCTCTACACGGTCGGCACCGTCAAGCCCGTCCTGGTCACCGACCAGGACGGCACGACACGGACGCGTCTGTACGTCTCGGTCGACGGCGGGATGAGCGACAACATCCGCCCGGCGCTGTACGACGCCCGCTACCACGCCGAGATCGTGGGCCGCGACAGCGACGCCGCCCGCGTGCGTGCCCGCGTCGTCGGCAAGCACTGCGAGTCGGGGGACATCGTGGTGCACGACGTCGACCTGCCGGAGGACGTGCGGGCAGGCGACCTGCTCGCGGTGCCCGCGACCGGTGCCTACGGCCGCTCGATGGCCTCGAACTACAACCTGCTCACGCGCCCGCCCGTCGTCGGGGTGGCCGACGGCGGCTCGCGCGTCCTGGTGCGCCGCGAGACGGTCGAGGACCTGCTCGCGCTCGACGTCGGCTGA